The sequence GAACATCAGTGAATAAATTATCCATTAATTCTTTANTTGAACTGTTTGGGTTTTGAATTACTTTACGAAATTTGACGCTGCCATGATCAACTTTCCGCCATTTTGTTCCCAAAGTAGAGCAAGCGAGAGCATAAACGCCATCATCTAAAATGAGTGGGGAGCTACTATCATGGGTTCCAAAGTAGCTTACATTCATGTTCTGGCAGTTATTAGTGAACTGGCCCCCAACAAAATGGTGTGGTCTATGTTCACGAGACATGAGTGTGCTTGCTATATAATCATGTGAATTCGTTTCATTCTCTAAAAAATTCCGAACAATAAACCCTCGCGACACTTTATCGGTAAAAGCGTCTTCTTTTGGAGTCAAATAATTGGTGAGAAAAGCAAACTTTCCCTGCTTGTTGACACCAAACCATGTCCCTCCCTTCACACCAGGCTGTAGGTCCACACCACATAATATGTTGGGGTTATCGGCAAGAAACCCTGCTGGCTGCGTTGGTCGATTAAAATATTC is a genomic window of Ciona intestinalis unplaced genomic scaffold, KH HT000994.1, whole genome shotgun sequence containing:
- the LOC100179667 gene encoding transport and Golgi organization protein 2 homolog, whose amino-acid sequence is MCIVFFQINQSCTAKHKLIIAANRDEYFNRPTQPAGFLADNPNILCGVDLQPGVKGGTWFGVNKQGKFAFLTNYLTPKEDAFTDKVSRGFIVRNFLENETNSHDYIASTLMSREHRPHHFVGGQFTNNCQNMNVSYFGTHDSSSPLILDDGVYALACSTLGTKWRKVDHGSVKFRKVIQNPNSSXKELMDNLFTDVLSDKTPLYPDALVKKQSGSYLPEEFLKLYCSVM